In the genome of Streptococcus mitis, one region contains:
- a CDS encoding homoserine dehydrogenase produces the protein MTVKIALLGFGTVASGVPFLLKENGEKINQSAHSEIEVAKVLVKDEDEKNRLLAAGNDFNFVTNVDDILADQDITIVVELMGRIEPAKTFITRALEAGKHVVTANKDLLAVHGAELLEIAKANKVALYYEAAVAGGIPILRTLANSLASDKITRVLGVVNGTSNFMMTKMVEEGWSYDDALAEAQRLGFAESDPTNDVDGIDAAYKMVILSQFAFGMKVAFDDVAHKGIRNITPEDVAVAQELGYVVKLVGSIEETPSGIAAEVTPTFLPKAHPLASVNGVMNAVFVESIGIGESMYYGPGAGQKPTATSVVADIVRIVRRLNDGTIGKDFNEYSRDLVLANPEDVKANYYFSILAPDSKGQVLKLAEIFNAQDISFKQILQDGKEGDKARVVIITHKINKAQLENVSAELKKVSEFDLLNTFKVLGE, from the coding sequence ATGACAGTTAAAATTGCTTTATTAGGATTTGGTACCGTTGCAAGTGGCGTGCCATTCCTCCTAAAGGAAAATGGAGAAAAAATCAATCAATCAGCACATTCAGAGATTGAAGTTGCTAAGGTATTGGTCAAAGATGAAGATGAAAAGAATCGCTTACTTGCAGCAGGGAATGACTTTAACTTTGTAACCAATGTGGATGATATTTTAGCAGACCAAGACATTACGATCGTAGTGGAATTGATGGGGCGTATCGAGCCTGCTAAAACCTTTATCACTCGTGCCTTGGAAGCAGGGAAACACGTTGTTACTGCCAACAAGGACCTTTTGGCTGTCCATGGTGCAGAATTGCTAGAAATTGCTAAAGCCAACAAGGTAGCACTTTACTACGAAGCAGCAGTAGCTGGTGGGATTCCAATTCTTCGTACTCTAGCAAATTCATTAGCTTCTGATAAAATCACTCGCGTGCTTGGAGTAGTCAACGGAACTTCTAACTTCATGATGACCAAAATGGTGGAAGAAGGCTGGTCTTACGATGATGCTCTGGCGGAAGCACAAAGACTTGGATTTGCAGAAAGCGACCCTACAAATGACGTAGATGGGATTGATGCAGCCTACAAGATGGTGATTTTGAGCCAATTTGCCTTTGGCATGAAGGTTGCCTTCGACGATGTAGCCCACAAGGGAATCCGTAATATCACACCAGAAGACGTAGCTGTAGCTCAAGAACTTGGCTATGTAGTGAAATTGGTTGGTTCTATTGAGGAAACTCCTTCAGGAATTGCTGCAGAAGTAACTCCAACCTTCCTACCAAAAGCGCACCCACTTGCTAGTGTGAATGGAGTAATGAACGCTGTCTTTGTGGAATCTATCGGTATCGGTGAGTCTATGTACTACGGACCAGGTGCGGGTCAAAAACCAACAGCAACAAGTGTTGTGGCGGATATTGTCCGTATCGTTCGTCGTTTGAATGATGGTACCATCGGTAAAGATTTCAACGAATATAGCCGTGATTTGGTCTTGGCAAATCCTGAAGATGTCAAAGCAAACTACTATTTCTCAATCTTGGCTCCAGACTCAAAAGGTCAGGTCTTGAAATTGGCTGAAATCTTCAATGCTCAAGATATTTCCTTCAAGCAAATCCTCCAAGATGGTAAAGAAGGTGATAAGGCACGTGTCGTTATCATCACACATAAGATTAATAAAGCCCAGCTTGAAAATGTTTCAGCTGAATTGAAGAAGGTTTCAGAATTCGACCTCTTGAATACTTTCAAGGTGCTAGGAGAATAA
- a CDS encoding adaptor protein MecA: protein MKMKQISDTTLKITMSLEDLMDRGMEIADFLVPQEKTEEFFYAILDELEMPESFLDTGMLSFRVTPKPDKVDVFVTKSKIDQNLDFEDLSDLPDMEELAQMSPDEFIKTLEKSIAEKTKDDIEAIQSLEQVEAREEEQEQAEQEVENKKEPFIYYILSFAKLADLVAFAKTVTFEMETSELYKMNERYYLTILVDIENHPSPYPAWLLARMREFADDSDISRSVLQEYGQVLMNHDAVLNLQKIG from the coding sequence ATGAAAATGAAACAAATTAGTGATACAACTTTAAAAATCACGATGTCTTTAGAAGATTTGATGGATCGAGGAATGGAGATTGCTGACTTTCTTGTTCCTCAAGAAAAAACAGAAGAGTTCTTTTATGCCATCTTGGATGAGTTAGAGATGCCTGAGAGCTTTCTAGATACAGGCATGTTGAGCTTCCGTGTGACTCCAAAACCTGATAAGGTGGACGTCTTTGTGACCAAGTCAAAGATTGACCAAAATCTAGATTTTGAAGACTTATCGGATTTGCCAGATATGGAAGAATTGGCTCAAATGTCGCCAGATGAATTTATCAAAACCTTGGAAAAAAGCATCGCAGAAAAGACTAAGGATGATATCGAAGCGATTCAATCTCTAGAGCAAGTAGAAGCCAGGGAAGAAGAGCAGGAGCAAGCTGAACAAGAAGTTGAGAACAAGAAAGAGCCTTTCATCTACTACATCCTTTCTTTTGCTAAGTTGGCTGATTTAGTGGCTTTTGCCAAGACAGTGACTTTTGAGATGGAAACTTCTGAACTCTACAAAATGAACGAGCGCTATTATTTGACCATTTTAGTGGATATTGAAAATCATCCAAGTCCATATCCAGCTTGGCTTTTGGCTCGTATGCGCGAGTTTGCGGACGATAGTGACATCAGTCGCTCTGTTTTGCAAGAGTATGGCCAAGTCTTGATGAATCACGATGCAGTGCTTAATCTGCAAAAGATTGGATAA
- a CDS encoding virulence factor MviN, with protein MKNIKVNALASLLVNVLNIVFPLITNPYLTRILSKSNYGYFNTANTWASFVIPLAAFGIYNYGIRAISKVKDDKNKINYVFSKLFYISIITSVLTTSIYFLFIYLDNSIENLKELYYILGVQALFQFLYIEWMNEAYENYSFILYKTLVIRIAMLVAIFTFVKTPNDIVPYAIIMSATTILNYLLSFLWIKREVSFVKIGLVELVKASKPLLTMLLLANANMLYTLLDRMFITKGPDENYISYYTIASSIVMLIASVLSGAINVSIPRLGYYLGKKDYESYKNLLNQGAALFYFLIIPTSIGIMVLGNYATVIYSSEKYLEAGILTSIFAFRTIIWAIELILGKQIIFINDHENRLTAFYFIGGGANILLNSLLYFNNIFAPEYYIATTIIAETIVVLLEIFFIKKHHLLDLKEIFTTLIRYTIVSLGFIPIYFAFKFLFQINSYTVNLNMILMVLSTVATCGIYYLLILFITKDKTFHYALNLALAKIKRN; from the coding sequence ATGAAAAATATAAAAGTTAATGCACTGGCTAGCTTGCTAGTCAATGTTCTCAATATCGTTTTTCCGCTGATAACTAATCCCTATCTGACGCGGATTCTCAGCAAATCCAACTACGGTTATTTCAATACTGCTAATACTTGGGCCAGCTTTGTCATTCCACTAGCTGCCTTTGGAATATACAACTACGGGATTCGAGCTATCAGTAAAGTCAAAGACGATAAGAATAAAATCAACTATGTTTTCTCTAAATTATTCTATATCTCCATTATTACATCTGTTCTAACAACAAGTATCTATTTCCTATTTATTTACCTGGATAACAGTATCGAAAATTTGAAAGAACTCTACTATATACTTGGTGTCCAGGCTCTCTTCCAATTCCTTTATATCGAGTGGATGAACGAGGCTTATGAAAACTATTCTTTCATCTTATACAAAACATTGGTTATTCGTATAGCTATGTTGGTCGCTATCTTCACCTTTGTAAAAACTCCAAATGATATCGTACCTTATGCAATCATCATGAGTGCAACGACGATTCTAAACTATTTACTCAGTTTTCTCTGGATTAAGCGAGAAGTTTCCTTTGTTAAGATTGGTCTTGTCGAATTAGTCAAAGCATCGAAACCGCTCTTGACTATGCTTCTCCTAGCAAACGCCAATATGCTCTACACATTACTTGATAGAATGTTTATCACCAAAGGGCCTGATGAAAACTATATTTCTTATTATACCATTGCTTCCAGCATCGTCATGTTGATTGCCAGTGTCTTGAGTGGAGCTATCAACGTCAGTATTCCACGTCTAGGTTACTATCTCGGTAAGAAAGACTACGAGTCTTATAAGAATCTTCTAAATCAAGGCGCTGCCCTCTTTTACTTCCTCATCATTCCAACCAGTATTGGGATTATGGTATTGGGGAACTACGCAACTGTCATCTACTCTTCTGAAAAATACCTTGAAGCTGGTATTTTGACTAGTATCTTCGCCTTTCGGACTATCATTTGGGCCATTGAGTTGATTCTCGGTAAGCAGATTATCTTCATCAACGACCACGAAAATCGTTTGACAGCCTTTTACTTTATTGGTGGCGGTGCCAATATCCTACTCAACAGTCTCTTGTATTTCAATAATATTTTTGCACCAGAGTATTACATTGCTACTACTATTATTGCAGAAACTATAGTTGTTCTACTAGAAATTTTCTTTATCAAGAAACATCATCTGCTTGACCTAAAAGAAATCTTTACTACTTTAATACGATATACTATTGTATCGCTCGGATTCATTCCGATCTATTTTGCCTTTAAATTCCTTTTCCAAATCAACTCTTATACAGTCAATCTCAATATGATCCTCATGGTTCTCTCGACTGTTGCAACTTGTGGAATCTACTATCTCCTGATACTTTTTATCACAAAAGATAAAACATTCCACTATGCACTCAATCTTGCTCTTGCTAAGATTAAAAGAAATTAA
- a CDS encoding MBL fold metallo-hydrolase → MCIYIYISILIFLATLITPILANDRLHIITVADWSDAMILESNGHFAMIDTGDDFSYPDGSNPRYPDRPGIEKDPKAITEDRLLSHIEQLGIKSFDFIIITHAHSDHIGGAHDILKTIPTQKIYIKKYSDDRLTDKTGLWDNLYGYERALQAAIETNTTIIQDISEEDSHLTLGNIKIDLLNYENEYENDGSLKKVYDDNLNSILSIVNINNTKIFLGGDLENTERHLEEKYAPLIGHVDVMKFNHHVETTKSNTKEFVDKLNPKKIIKTGIRPVEEKYAEYLKQKNISIINAGQLDRAAISLEFNNGNVTDVSDKYPHYGFYNDGDILKFKDWKNEAPEDGWTQHNDNWYYFFDSGTVAVGWKYIDKNWFYFNQNGELQTGLVDDGNNLYYIEKNTGMLTNTWKEINSKETYYFKENGKAAKDEWMNRYHFENDGTLSKNKWIGIFHLNRSGRVSLTDYRNYLFIIFTLAVALIFLKLKKKYNGRVIKK, encoded by the coding sequence ATATGCATATATATATATATATCGATCCTTATATTCCTTGCTACTTTAATAACACCAATTTTAGCAAATGATAGACTACATATTATAACCGTTGCTGATTGGTCCGATGCCATGATATTAGAAAGCAATGGGCATTTTGCAATGATAGATACTGGAGATGATTTTTCTTATCCAGACGGTTCTAATCCTAGATACCCCGATAGACCAGGAATTGAGAAAGATCCAAAAGCAATTACCGAAGATAGATTGCTGTCTCATATTGAACAATTAGGAATCAAAAGTTTTGATTTCATAATAATAACGCACGCACATTCTGATCATATTGGCGGAGCTCACGACATTCTAAAAACAATACCTACTCAAAAAATATATATTAAAAAATATAGTGATGATCGCCTCACAGATAAAACCGGTCTTTGGGATAATTTGTATGGGTATGAGCGAGCCCTACAAGCTGCTATCGAAACAAATACTACAATAATTCAAGATATATCTGAGGAAGATTCACACTTAACACTTGGAAATATTAAAATTGATTTATTAAATTATGAAAATGAATACGAAAATGATGGTTCATTAAAAAAAGTATATGACGATAATTTGAATTCAATTTTATCAATAGTAAATATTAATAATACAAAAATTTTCTTAGGAGGAGATTTAGAAAATACTGAAAGACATCTAGAAGAGAAATATGCGCCTTTGATTGGACATGTAGATGTCATGAAATTTAATCACCACGTAGAAACAACTAAATCTAATACGAAAGAATTTGTCGACAAACTTAATCCTAAGAAAATTATTAAAACAGGGATTAGACCAGTAGAAGAAAAATACGCTGAATATCTTAAACAAAAAAATATCAGCATTATAAATGCCGGACAACTAGATAGAGCAGCAATTTCTCTTGAATTCAATAATGGAAATGTTACTGATGTATCTGATAAATACCCACATTATGGATTTTATAACGATGGTGATATTCTAAAATTTAAAGATTGGAAAAATGAAGCTCCTGAAGATGGTTGGACACAACACAACGATAATTGGTATTATTTCTTTGATTCTGGTACAGTCGCAGTTGGTTGGAAATATATAGATAAAAACTGGTTTTATTTTAATCAAAACGGAGAACTTCAAACAGGGTTAGTTGATGATGGAAATAATCTATACTATATTGAAAAAAATACAGGTATGTTAACTAACACTTGGAAAGAGATTAACTCCAAAGAAACCTATTACTTTAAAGAAAATGGCAAAGCAGCTAAAGATGAGTGGATGAATCGTTATCATTTTGAAAATGATGGAACCCTTAGTAAAAATAAATGGATTGGTATTTTTCATCTGAATCGTTCTGGAAGAGTTAGTCTTACAGATTATAGAAACTATCTATTTATTATATTTACACTGGCTGTAGCTTTGATTTTTTTGAAACTTAAGAAAAAATATAATGGTAGAGTCATTAAAAAATAA
- a CDS encoding phosphate ABC transporter permease, whose translation MLQWLKRSLASLLGDKKDLVKNLPIIKSLNQKANIDLDSKRSNLLKENFEDILKAIYQSNLKSYDIWLDFGTLLGFYRENDLIPHDLDMDFGIIIPDYEAFLRDEKVLFEKGFVRTKEFYYNDKLVELSYSYKGLNVDFIVYDKKEDIISSDTIFYMTNALGNPTRYEVYHYELPFTELTEYSFKEILVKVPENTREYISYLYEEDFEIPNTHYNWKENPIYKQRDAKLAKVLLTKSLGH comes from the coding sequence GTGTTACAATGGTTAAAAAGAAGTTTAGCCAGTCTTTTAGGAGATAAGAAAGATCTGGTTAAAAATCTACCTATTATCAAAAGCTTAAATCAAAAAGCAAATATTGACTTGGATTCAAAGAGAAGCAATTTGCTCAAAGAAAACTTTGAAGATATTCTAAAGGCCATCTATCAATCCAATCTAAAATCTTATGATATCTGGTTAGATTTTGGGACTTTACTTGGTTTCTACAGAGAAAATGATTTGATCCCGCATGATTTAGATATGGATTTTGGGATTATTATCCCAGACTATGAAGCCTTTTTAAGGGATGAGAAAGTTCTTTTTGAGAAAGGCTTTGTTAGAACTAAAGAGTTCTATTACAATGATAAGCTTGTAGAGTTGTCCTATAGTTATAAGGGACTCAATGTTGACTTTATTGTCTATGATAAAAAAGAGGATATTATCTCCTCAGATACTATTTTCTACATGACAAATGCCTTGGGAAATCCAACAAGATATGAAGTCTACCACTATGAATTGCCCTTTACAGAATTAACTGAATACAGTTTTAAAGAGATTCTAGTAAAAGTTCCAGAAAATACAAGAGAATACATCAGTTACTTGTATGAGGAGGATTTTGAAATCCCTAATACCCATTATAACTGGAAAGAAAATCCAATTTACAAACAAAGAGATGCTAAATTGGCAAAAGTCCTTTTGACTAAATCCCTTGGACACTAA